A region of Penaeus monodon isolate SGIC_2016 unplaced genomic scaffold, NSTDA_Pmon_1 PmonScaffold_9511, whole genome shotgun sequence DNA encodes the following proteins:
- the LOC119572076 gene encoding uncharacterized protein LOC119572076 yields the protein VVVSKGDTTINYDDLKSFLQRFISSAAARVTQLLQLAKQALGDQRPYDALIEMKALCHHLTAIAVFNCSIQHLPCRKNPVTVALSRVSIDAVHLGLNCNQLAKGSNRTPRYQLAPPSVVTFSASSTACSSLLISDSTPSEAEICLAKDWVRYCTACQTSKIQLHTEMGPRSFHQPKRRFTHIHVDIMGPLPLSEGHRYLFTIVGRPTRWPEAIPICPTPVPPAHRSALWVDFEIQHPYPITSDQARFSLHSSGCPWGSYWAPPSITQRPTTRKLTAWWRVSIEP from the exons AGTGGTGGTATCCAAGGGCGACACTACCATCAATTACGATGACCTCAAATCTTTCCTGCAGCGCTTCATTTCATCAGCAGCAGCGCGAGTGACACAGCTCCTCCAGCTCGCCAAGCAGGCCCTGGGCGACCAGAGACCTTACGATGCCTTGATCGAGATGAAGGCTCTG TGCCATCATCTCACTGCCATCGCCGTGTTCAACTGCTCCATTCAACACCTGCCGTGCAGGAAGAATCCTGTAACCGTCGCCCTCTCCAGAGTTTCCATTGATGCAGTTCATTTAGGGCTCAACTGCAACCAACTCGCTAAAGGCAGCAACAGGACCCCAAGATATCAGCTTGCC CCTCCCTCCGTCGTCACATTTTCAGCCTCATCCACAGCTTGTTCATCCCTCTTGATAAGCGACAGCACGCCTTCTGAAGCAGAAATTTGTTTGGCAAAGGACTGGGTTCGATACTGCACCGCCTGTCAAACCTCCAAAATTCAGCTACACACCGAAATGGGCCCCAGATCCTTCCACCAGCCGAAGAGGCGCTTCACACACATCCATGTTGATATAATGGGTCCCCTACCACTATCAGAAGGACATCGCTACCTCTTCACCATAGTGGGCCGTCCAACTAGATGGCCTGAAGCTATTCCTATATGTCCAACGCCAGTTCCACCTGCCCACCGCTCTGCTCTCTGGGTGGATTTTGAGATTCAGCATCCCTACCCAATCACGTCCGACCAGGCACGCTTTTCACTTCACAGCTCTGGATGTCCCTGGGGCAGCTATTGGGCACCTCCATCCATCACACAACGGCCTACAACCCGGAAGCTAACAGCATGGTGGAGAGTTTCTATAGAACCCTGA